The Cellulomonas fulva genome includes a window with the following:
- the secF gene encoding protein translocase subunit SecF: MAAGFAQWGNDLYAGRRSYDIVGRRRAFYAVSAVLVLISAILLIKPGLNPGIEFRGGSEFVVSGIEGDRDQQLAIDTVQSVAPEESPEVTNLGEDSLRIQVAELTDDEVKEVGDALQTAFDVTDDDITTQFVGPTWGKDVSQKAITGIIVFLLFVSVVMALYFRNWRMALAALVALAHDLIITVGIYAGVGWEVTPATVIGFLTILGYSIYDTVVVFDKVRENTADTLDQTRFTYAEKANLAVNQTLVRSINTSVVALLPVAAILFVGAFVLGAGTLRDIALALFVGMLVGTYSSIFLATPFEVTLREREPKIKAHTAKVLAARAGVSDPDTAALAGAGVRSAAGQLRPGEHLGQAAQPKRRKTGR, encoded by the coding sequence ATGGCCGCCGGATTCGCCCAGTGGGGCAACGACCTGTACGCCGGTCGGCGCTCGTACGACATCGTCGGCCGCCGCCGCGCGTTCTACGCGGTCTCGGCCGTGCTCGTCCTGATCTCCGCGATCCTCCTGATCAAGCCGGGTCTCAACCCGGGCATCGAGTTCCGCGGGGGCTCGGAGTTCGTCGTCTCGGGGATCGAGGGCGATCGCGACCAGCAGCTCGCGATCGACACGGTGCAGAGCGTCGCGCCGGAGGAGTCGCCGGAGGTGACGAACCTCGGCGAGGACTCGCTGCGGATCCAGGTCGCCGAGCTCACCGACGACGAGGTCAAGGAGGTCGGCGACGCGCTGCAGACGGCGTTCGACGTCACGGACGACGACATCACGACCCAGTTCGTGGGACCGACGTGGGGCAAGGACGTCTCGCAGAAGGCGATCACGGGAATCATCGTCTTCCTGCTGTTCGTCTCGGTCGTCATGGCGCTCTACTTCCGCAACTGGCGGATGGCGCTCGCCGCGCTCGTCGCCCTGGCGCACGACCTGATCATCACGGTCGGCATCTACGCCGGCGTCGGCTGGGAGGTCACGCCCGCGACCGTGATCGGGTTCCTGACGATCCTGGGGTACTCGATCTACGACACGGTCGTGGTCTTCGACAAGGTGCGCGAGAACACCGCGGACACGCTCGACCAGACGCGGTTCACGTACGCCGAGAAGGCGAACCTCGCGGTCAACCAGACGCTGGTGCGCTCGATCAACACCTCGGTCGTCGCGCTCCTGCCGGTGGCGGCGATCCTCTTCGTCGGAGCCTTCGTCCTCGGCGCGGGCACGCTGCGCGACATCGCGCTCGCGCTCTTCGTCGGCATGCTCGTCGGCACGTACTCGTCGATCTTCCTGGCGACCCCGTTCGAGGTCACGTTGCGCGAGCGCGAGCCGAAGATCAAGGCGCACACCGCCAAGGTCCTCGCCGCTCGCGCGGGCGTGAGCGACCCGGACACCGCGGCGCTCGCCGGCGCCGGCGTGCGTTC
- the secD gene encoding protein translocase subunit SecD has product MLAVIVLLPFLAVFVGTKASDATWTPKLALDLEGGTQIILNPVSEDGTEPTSEDISQAINVIRQRVDGSGVAEAEISSQGGGNIVVAIPGKASEETITAISRSSHMEFRPVLQQGIATPTVEPTAAPSVDPSAEPSTDPSAEPSTDPTPAATPTAEEALEPVGDETEDTSADATDDASAPATDPSAAASAEPTPSASAPADDAAGPESASDAAYWVTDDVQAEFDDLDCTDPANLAGSISGDPDAAFVTCSIDISTGQSDGLKYILGPVEIDGSEIDSASSGLETLANGTVGTRWVVNMEFTSEGASEFADVTTRLSTLTQPQNQFAMVLDGLIISAPSVDETIPNGKAQISGSFTQASAAELANRLNFGSLPINFEVQSEQQISATLGSEQLEKGLLAGLIGLVLVVVYSLFQYRALGLLTVGSLVIAATLTYGVITLLSWTQGYRLSLPGVAGLIVAIGITADSFIVYFERIRDELREGRVLGAAVERGWDRAKRTILASDAVNLIAAVVLYFLAVGGVRGFAFTLGLTTIIDVIVVFLFTHPMMELLAKTKFFGEGHPASGLDPRRLGVPGTRYVGRGRVVTGRRPDVEPGSADQDVQDAVVEREPVTAGVGTRGMTIAERKAAQRAAQQPAADPPADNAAVDDASVVDAPVDDRTVGDPPTDSTSSGSAPRGTTAGDDRPEGSDR; this is encoded by the coding sequence GTGCTCGCCGTCATCGTCCTGCTGCCGTTCCTCGCGGTCTTCGTCGGGACGAAGGCGTCCGACGCGACCTGGACGCCGAAGCTCGCCCTCGACCTCGAGGGCGGGACGCAGATCATCCTCAACCCGGTCTCCGAGGACGGCACCGAGCCGACCTCGGAGGACATCAGCCAGGCGATCAACGTGATCCGCCAGCGGGTCGACGGGTCCGGTGTCGCCGAGGCCGAGATCAGCAGCCAGGGCGGCGGCAACATCGTCGTCGCGATCCCGGGCAAGGCCTCCGAGGAGACGATCACGGCGATCAGCCGCTCGTCGCACATGGAGTTCCGCCCCGTGCTGCAGCAGGGGATCGCGACGCCGACGGTCGAGCCCACCGCGGCGCCGTCGGTGGACCCCTCCGCCGAGCCCTCGACGGACCCGTCCGCCGAGCCCTCGACCGACCCGACGCCCGCGGCAACGCCGACGGCCGAGGAGGCGCTCGAGCCGGTGGGCGACGAGACCGAGGACACCTCGGCCGACGCGACCGACGACGCGAGCGCTCCGGCGACGGACCCGAGCGCGGCGGCGAGCGCCGAGCCGACGCCGTCGGCGTCGGCGCCGGCGGACGACGCGGCGGGCCCGGAGTCCGCGAGCGACGCCGCCTACTGGGTCACGGACGACGTCCAGGCCGAGTTCGACGACCTCGACTGCACGGACCCGGCGAACCTCGCGGGCAGCATCTCGGGCGACCCCGACGCCGCGTTCGTCACGTGCAGCATCGACATCAGCACGGGCCAGAGCGACGGCCTGAAGTACATCCTCGGACCGGTCGAGATCGACGGCAGCGAGATCGACAGCGCGTCCTCGGGCCTCGAGACCCTCGCGAACGGCACCGTCGGCACGCGGTGGGTCGTCAACATGGAGTTCACCTCCGAGGGCGCCTCCGAGTTCGCGGACGTCACCACGCGCCTCTCGACGCTGACCCAGCCGCAGAACCAGTTCGCGATGGTGCTGGACGGGCTGATCATCTCGGCGCCCAGCGTCGACGAGACCATCCCCAACGGCAAGGCGCAGATCTCCGGCAGCTTCACGCAGGCGAGCGCGGCCGAGCTGGCGAACCGCCTCAACTTCGGCTCGCTGCCGATCAACTTCGAGGTGCAGAGCGAGCAGCAGATCTCCGCGACGCTCGGCTCCGAGCAGCTGGAGAAGGGCCTGCTGGCCGGGCTCATCGGTCTGGTGCTCGTCGTCGTCTACTCGCTGTTCCAGTACCGGGCGCTCGGTCTCCTGACGGTCGGCTCGCTGGTGATCGCGGCCACGCTGACCTATGGCGTCATCACCCTGCTGTCGTGGACGCAGGGGTACCGCCTCTCGCTGCCCGGCGTCGCCGGGTTGATCGTGGCGATCGGCATCACCGCCGACTCGTTCATCGTGTACTTCGAGCGCATCCGCGACGAGCTGCGTGAGGGACGCGTCCTCGGCGCGGCCGTCGAGCGAGGGTGGGACCGTGCCAAGCGGACGATCCTGGCCTCCGACGCCGTGAACCTGATCGCCGCCGTGGTGCTCTACTTCCTGGCGGTCGGCGGGGTCCGTGGCTTCGCGTTCACCCTCGGCCTCACCACCATCATCGACGTCATCGTCGTGTTCCTGTTCACCCACCCGATGATGGAGCTCCTGGCGAAGACGAAGTTCTTCGGCGAGGGCCACCCGGCGTCGGGCCTCGACCCGCGGCGTCTGGGGGTCCCGGGGACCCGCTACGTCGGCCGCGGGCGCGTCGTGACCGGCCGCCGGCCGGACGTCGAGCCCGGCTCGGCGGACCAGGACGTCCAGGACGCGGTCGTGGAGCGCGAGCCCGTGACTGCCGGCGTCGGGACCCGCGGCATGACGATCGCCGAGCGCAAGGCCGCCCAGCGGGCCGCCCAGCAGCCCGCGGCCGACCCGCCCGCCGACAACGCAGCGGTGGACGACGCGTCCGTCGTCGACGCGCCCGTCGACGACCGGACGGTCGGCGACCCACCCACCGACAGCACGTCGAGCGGCAGCGCGCCGCGCGGCACGACGGCCGGCGACGACCGTCCCGAGGGGAGCGACCGCTGA
- the yajC gene encoding preprotein translocase subunit YajC encodes MTLLSAALAADTSAPSGGGGGYSMFLILALAVVAFWFMSRRTRKQQAAQREFRNELAPGDEVMTASGMIGTVVEVAGDRVTLEAEPGGGRTQWVLAAIAKRMDPPVEDDVVDDEDVDDDDAAASDADRIARANDAVIDVPNDLSSLDKRRDDDTGTSK; translated from the coding sequence GTGACTCTGCTCAGCGCCGCACTCGCGGCCGACACCTCCGCCCCCTCGGGTGGCGGCGGTGGCTACTCGATGTTCCTCATCCTCGCTCTCGCGGTCGTGGCCTTCTGGTTCATGTCGCGGCGCACGCGCAAGCAGCAGGCCGCGCAGCGGGAGTTCCGCAACGAGCTCGCGCCGGGTGACGAGGTGATGACGGCCTCCGGCATGATCGGCACGGTCGTGGAGGTCGCCGGCGACCGCGTCACGCTCGAGGCCGAGCCGGGCGGCGGTCGCACGCAGTGGGTGCTCGCCGCGATCGCCAAGCGGATGGACCCGCCGGTCGAGGACGACGTGGTGGACGACGAGGACGTCGACGACGACGACGCCGCGGCGTCGGACGCCGACCGCATCGCCCGCGCCAACGACGCCGTGATCGACGTGCCGAACGACCTGTCCTCGCTCGACAAGCGTCGCGACGACGACACGGGTACCTCCAAGTAG
- the ruvB gene encoding Holliday junction branch migration DNA helicase RuvB has protein sequence MVTERLPADSLVRPGADDLERAAEAALRPRRLAEFVGQRVVREQLSLVLEAARGRGRAPDHLLLSGPPGLGKTTLAMIIAAELGTSLRVTSGPAIQHAGDLAAVLSSLEEGEVLFLDEIHRVARPAEELLYVAMEDFRVDVVVGKGAGATAIPLALPPFTVVGATTRAGLLPAPLRDRFGFTAHLDFYAADELEQVLLRSAGLLDVPLAGAAAREIASRSRGTPRIANRLLRRVRDWAEVRGDGRLTLAAARAALEVYEVDERGLDRLDRSVLEALCLRFGGGPVGLTTLAVAVGEEPETVETVAEPFLVREGLVGRTARGRVALPAAWAHLGLTPPPETGTLFS, from the coding sequence CTGGTGACCGAGCGGTTGCCCGCGGACTCGTTGGTGCGGCCGGGTGCGGACGACCTCGAGCGGGCGGCCGAGGCGGCACTGCGGCCACGACGGCTCGCGGAGTTCGTCGGCCAGCGCGTCGTGCGCGAGCAGCTCTCCCTGGTGCTCGAGGCCGCGCGGGGCCGCGGTCGCGCGCCGGACCACCTGCTGCTCTCGGGTCCGCCGGGGCTCGGCAAGACCACGCTCGCCATGATCATCGCGGCCGAGCTCGGGACGTCGCTGCGGGTGACGAGCGGCCCCGCGATCCAGCACGCCGGTGACCTGGCCGCGGTGCTGTCCTCGCTCGAGGAGGGCGAGGTGCTGTTCCTCGACGAGATCCACCGGGTGGCACGGCCCGCGGAGGAGCTGCTGTACGTCGCGATGGAGGACTTCCGCGTCGACGTCGTCGTGGGCAAGGGGGCGGGCGCGACCGCGATCCCGCTCGCGCTGCCGCCGTTCACGGTCGTCGGCGCGACGACCCGCGCCGGCCTGCTGCCGGCTCCGCTGCGGGACCGGTTCGGGTTCACCGCCCACCTGGACTTCTACGCCGCCGACGAGCTCGAGCAGGTGCTCCTGCGCTCGGCCGGGCTGCTCGACGTCCCGCTGGCGGGTGCGGCGGCGCGGGAGATCGCCTCGCGGTCCCGCGGCACGCCGCGCATCGCGAACCGCCTGCTGCGCCGCGTGCGCGACTGGGCCGAGGTGCGGGGCGACGGCCGGCTCACCCTCGCGGCCGCCCGCGCGGCGCTCGAGGTGTACGAAGTCGACGAGCGCGGGCTCGACCGGCTCGACCGCTCGGTGCTCGAGGCGCTGTGCCTGCGGTTCGGCGGGGGACCGGTCGGTCTGACGACCCTCGCGGTCGCCGTGGGTGAGGAGCCGGAGACGGTCGAGACCGTCGCCGAGCCGTTCCTGGTGCGCGAGGGGCTCGTCGGGCGGACCGCGCGCGGTCGGGTCGCGCTGCCCGCCGCGTGGGCGCACCTGGGGCTCACGCCGCCACCGGAGACCGGCACGCTGTTCTCCTGA